The Raoultibacter phocaeensis genome contains a region encoding:
- the cysS gene encoding cysteine--tRNA ligase translates to MIKVYNTQTKSKENFESVERGRVGMYVCGPTVYNYIHVGNARTFIAFDIIRRYFMWRGFDVTFVQNITDVDDKIIAKANEEGRPAAEVAAQYTEAFIEDMRRAGVLDPDIRPKATEEIDSMIDLISELIEGGHAYEVDGDVYFSVRSYPAYGELSHRNIDEMESGHRELRACGAGLEDRKRDPLDFAVWKAAKPGEPSWPSPWGEGRPGWHIECSAMSRRYLGLPFDIHGGGADLVFPHHENERAQSEAACGCTFANYWMHAGMLRIDSEKMSKSLGNFLLLRDVLETTKPAVLRMLILQTHYRSPLDFSADRLAEAETALHRIANAVKNLDWLIENAEDIPSPLDTRAIMKQTREARTAFILAMDDDFNTAGALGELFAYVGELNAQVADKTVSTTDVAALKEARATVIELMGAFGIDLAEGDTAVSAYPAEVVPLAAELADYTGESPEEAVEALLACRAEARASKDWTLADKVRDGLSELGFTIEDTPQGARVSLG, encoded by the coding sequence ATGATCAAGGTATACAACACCCAAACCAAAAGTAAAGAGAACTTCGAATCGGTCGAGCGCGGACGCGTGGGCATGTACGTCTGCGGCCCGACCGTGTACAACTACATTCACGTGGGCAACGCGCGCACGTTCATCGCGTTTGACATCATCCGCCGCTACTTCATGTGGCGCGGCTTTGACGTGACGTTCGTGCAGAACATCACCGACGTCGACGACAAGATCATCGCGAAGGCAAACGAAGAGGGCCGTCCTGCTGCCGAAGTTGCGGCGCAGTACACTGAAGCGTTCATCGAAGACATGCGCAGAGCGGGCGTGCTCGATCCCGATATCCGCCCGAAGGCGACTGAGGAAATCGATTCGATGATCGATCTCATTTCGGAGTTGATCGAGGGCGGTCATGCCTACGAGGTCGATGGCGACGTGTACTTCTCGGTGCGCTCGTACCCCGCGTACGGCGAGCTTTCGCACCGCAACATCGACGAGATGGAATCGGGCCATCGCGAGTTGCGCGCGTGCGGCGCGGGGCTCGAGGATCGCAAGCGCGACCCGCTCGACTTCGCGGTATGGAAGGCCGCCAAACCAGGCGAGCCGTCGTGGCCTTCGCCTTGGGGCGAGGGCAGGCCGGGTTGGCACATCGAGTGCTCCGCCATGTCGCGCAGGTACCTCGGGCTGCCGTTCGACATCCACGGGGGAGGCGCTGACCTCGTGTTCCCGCACCACGAGAACGAGCGCGCTCAGAGCGAGGCGGCATGCGGCTGCACGTTCGCCAACTATTGGATGCATGCGGGCATGCTGCGCATCGATTCCGAGAAGATGAGCAAATCGCTCGGCAACTTTTTGCTGTTGCGCGATGTGCTTGAGACGACGAAACCCGCGGTGCTGCGCATGCTCATCCTGCAAACGCACTACCGCAGCCCCCTCGACTTCTCCGCCGACCGCTTGGCGGAGGCGGAAACCGCGCTTCACCGCATTGCGAATGCGGTGAAGAACCTCGATTGGCTCATCGAGAACGCCGAAGACATCCCCTCGCCGCTCGATACGCGGGCGATCATGAAGCAGACGCGCGAGGCGCGCACCGCGTTCATCCTTGCGATGGACGACGACTTCAACACTGCAGGAGCGCTCGGCGAGCTGTTCGCCTATGTAGGCGAGTTGAACGCGCAGGTAGCCGATAAGACGGTTTCGACCACCGACGTGGCGGCTCTTAAGGAGGCGCGTGCGACCGTGATCGAGCTGATGGGGGCGTTCGGCATCGATCTGGCCGAAGGCGATACGGCTGTGAGCGCGTATCCAGCCGAGGTGGTGCCGCTTGCCGCCGAGCTCGCGGACTACACAGGGGAGAGTCCCGAAGAAGCGGTCGAGGCGCTGCTTGCATGCCGGGCCGAGGCGCGTGCGAGTAAGGATTGGACGCTCGCCGATAAGGTGCGCGACGGTTTGTCGGAACTCGGCTTCACCATCGAGGATACGCCGCAGGGCGCGCGCGTCTCGCTTGGCTAG
- the cysE gene encoding serine O-acetyltransferase produces the protein MNIFKTIGEDIQAVKERDPAAQSSFIIWLTYPGLHARWSHVVEHWLWTHGLKSLARISSQFTRFVTGVEIHPAAVIGRRFFIDHAMGVIIGETTVIGDDVTLYQGVTLGGTGNETGKRHPTLGDNVLVGVGASVLGNITIGDNSKVGGGAVVVRDVPPNCTVVGIPGKIVMRDGKRVETEKKDAAKHRECLPDPVTEECERLASRIDELERELRDACEAPGFKQLAERIDELEQRLGEKS, from the coding sequence ATGAACATATTCAAAACAATCGGCGAAGACATTCAGGCGGTGAAGGAGCGCGATCCTGCCGCTCAGAGCTCGTTTATCATCTGGCTCACGTATCCGGGGCTCCATGCGCGCTGGTCGCACGTGGTGGAGCACTGGCTGTGGACGCACGGGCTCAAAAGCCTCGCACGCATCTCGTCGCAGTTCACGCGTTTTGTAACCGGCGTCGAGATCCATCCGGCCGCCGTGATCGGCAGGCGGTTCTTCATCGACCATGCGATGGGCGTCATCATCGGCGAGACCACGGTGATCGGCGACGACGTGACGCTGTACCAGGGTGTGACGCTCGGCGGCACCGGCAACGAGACCGGTAAGCGTCATCCCACACTCGGCGACAACGTGCTGGTGGGCGTGGGCGCTTCGGTGCTCGGCAACATCACCATCGGTGACAACTCGAAGGTGGGCGGGGGAGCGGTTGTGGTCCGCGACGTACCGCCGAACTGCACGGTCGTGGGCATTCCCGGCAAGATCGTCATGCGCGACGGCAAGCGCGTCGAAACCGAGAAGAAGGATGCGGCGAAGCACCGCGAGTGCTTGCCCGACCCGGTGACGGAGGAGTGCGAGCGGTTGGCTTCGCGCATTGACGAACTTGAGCGAGAGCTGCGTGACGCGTGCGAGGCACCCGGGTTTAAACAGTTGGCAGAGCGCATCGACGAATTGGAACAACGGTTGGGAGAAAAATCATGA
- a CDS encoding peptidase U32 family protein, producing the protein MKTPELLAPAGGFDQLAYAIHFGADAVYLACDRFGLRQRAANFALADMPRAVACAHERGVAVHVTLNASMTGDDVAALPAYLEALAEAGADAFIMSDLGAVRLAKRHAPQVALHISTQASCMNAEAALMWYELGARRIVCAREMSVADIAAMREALPDELELEVFAHGAMCMAVSGRCLISDHVNGRSANKGYCTQPCRWTYALVEETRPEERFSIEEDEKGSFILSSKDLNMLHHLDDLARAGVDSIKIEGRVKKAYYVATVVNAYRQVLDGADPSAFDRDLEAVSHRPYSTGFFYGPAEQAPHGPEYAQTHALAGTVEACEARADGLFDVRIDLRNRFFEGDELEVLSPGKPVRTLVAAALRHVVAPREVGAAGGESDAAAVREGKGAACGESDAPAACEAKERFAERHVSGTDESLEPVSVADRATDSYVIACPFPLEPMDILRVER; encoded by the coding sequence ATGAAGACCCCTGAGCTGCTCGCTCCGGCGGGAGGCTTCGACCAGCTTGCCTACGCCATCCATTTCGGAGCAGATGCAGTGTATCTCGCCTGCGATCGCTTCGGGCTCAGGCAGCGTGCTGCCAACTTCGCTCTCGCCGATATGCCGCGTGCGGTGGCATGCGCTCACGAGCGGGGCGTTGCGGTGCACGTAACGCTCAACGCATCGATGACGGGCGACGATGTGGCGGCACTGCCCGCCTACCTCGAGGCGCTCGCCGAGGCCGGTGCGGATGCGTTCATCATGAGCGATTTGGGGGCTGTTCGGCTTGCGAAGCGCCATGCTCCGCAGGTGGCGCTCCATATCAGCACGCAGGCATCGTGCATGAACGCCGAAGCCGCGCTTATGTGGTATGAGCTCGGGGCGCGGCGCATCGTGTGCGCGCGGGAGATGAGCGTGGCCGATATCGCAGCCATGCGCGAAGCGCTTCCCGACGAACTCGAACTCGAGGTGTTCGCGCACGGTGCGATGTGCATGGCGGTATCGGGGCGCTGCCTCATCAGCGACCACGTAAACGGGCGCTCCGCCAATAAGGGCTACTGCACCCAGCCATGCCGCTGGACCTATGCGCTCGTGGAAGAGACGCGGCCCGAGGAGCGTTTCTCGATCGAGGAAGACGAAAAGGGCAGTTTCATCTTAAGCTCCAAAGACCTCAACATGCTCCACCACCTCGATGATCTTGCGCGTGCAGGCGTCGATTCGATCAAGATCGAGGGGCGCGTGAAGAAAGCGTACTACGTGGCGACGGTGGTGAACGCGTACCGTCAGGTGCTCGACGGAGCCGATCCCTCTGCGTTCGACCGCGATCTCGAGGCGGTGAGCCATCGGCCGTATTCAACGGGGTTCTTCTACGGTCCCGCCGAACAGGCGCCGCACGGTCCCGAGTACGCGCAAACCCATGCACTTGCGGGCACCGTCGAGGCGTGCGAGGCGCGGGCCGACGGGCTGTTCGACGTGCGCATCGATCTGAGAAACCGTTTCTTCGAGGGAGACGAGCTCGAGGTGCTATCGCCCGGAAAACCCGTGCGCACGCTCGTTGCCGCCGCACTGCGTCATGTGGTCGCGCCGCGCGAGGTGGGCGCTGCGGGCGGCGAGTCCGACGCTGCTGCGGTGCGCGAGGGAAAGGGTGCTGCGTGCGGTGAGTCCGACGCTCCTGCAGCGTGCGAGGCGAAGGAGCGTTTTGCCGAGCGACACGTTTCGGGCACCGATGAATCCCTCGAGCCCGTGAGCGTCGCCGACCGCGCGACTGACTCCTACGTGATCGCCTGCCCGTTTCCTTTGGAGCCCATGGACATCCTGCGCGTCGAACGCTAG